In Cicer arietinum cultivar CDC Frontier isolate Library 1 chromosome 7, Cicar.CDCFrontier_v2.0, whole genome shotgun sequence, a single window of DNA contains:
- the LOC101503677 gene encoding developmentally-regulated G-protein 2, protein MGIIEKIKEIEAEMARTQKNKATEYHLGQLKAKIAKLRTQLLEPPKGSSGGGDGFEVTKFGHGRVALIGFPSVGKSTLLTLLTGTHSEAASYEFTTLTCIPGIIHYNDTKIQLLDLPGIIEGASEGKGRGRQVIAVAKSSDIVLMVLDASKSEGHRQILTKELEAVGLRLNKRPPQIYFKKKKTGGISFNSTMPLTHVDEKLCYQILHEYKIHNAEILFREDATVDDFIDVIEGNRKYMKCVYVYNKIDVVGIDDVDRLSRQPNSVVISCNLKLNLDRLLARMWDEMGLVRVYTKPQGQQPDFSDPVVLSADRGGCSVEDFCNHIHRSLVKDVKYVLVWGISARHYPQHCGLSHVLRDEDVVQIVKKKETDEGGRGRFKSHSDAPARISDRQKKAPLKQ, encoded by the exons ATGGGTATCATTGAAAAGATCAAAGAAATTGAAGCCGAGATGGCTCGGACTCAGAAAAACAAAGCCACTG AGTATCATCTTGGGCAGCTCAAGGCAAAGATAGCAAAGTTAAGGACACAGTTGTTGGAGCCTCCAAAA GGTTCAAGTGGAGGTGGAGACGGATTTGAAGTTACAAAATTTGGCCATGGACGTGTTGCACTTATTGGGTTTCCAAG TGTGGGGAAGTCCACTCTTTTGACATTATTAACCGGCACTCATTCAGAAGCCGCATCTTATGAGTTCACAACTCTTACCTGCATTCCCGGGATCATACACTATAATGATACTAAAATTCAGTTGCTTGATCTTCCTGGAATTATCGAGGGTGCTTCTGAAGGCAAGGGACGTGGTAGACAG GTTATTGCTGTTGCTAAATCTTCAGATATTGTATTGATGGTTCTTGATGCCTCCAAA AGTGAGGGTCATAGGCAAATATTGACTAAGGAGCTGGAAGCTGTGGGTTTGCGGTTGAACAAGAGACCGCCTCAG atatattttaaaaagaaaaagacgGGGGGCATTTCGTTCAACAGCACTATGCCTTTAACTCATGTGGATGAGAAGCTTTGCTATCAGATTCTACACGAGTACAAAATTCATAATGCGGAG ATCCTTTTCCGTGAGGATGCGACAGTGGATGATTTCATTGATGTCATTGAAGGAAACCGTAAATACATGAAGTGTGTATATGTCTACAACAAGATAGATGTTGTCGGTATTGATGATGTGGACAGATTATCCCGTCAACCTAATTCTGTTGTCATTAGCTGCAATTTGAAG CTGAACTTAGACAGACTACTTGCAAGGATGTGGGATGAGATGGGTCTGGTTAGAGTTTATACAAAACCACAAGGCCAGCAACCTGATTTCAGTGATCCAGTGGTTCTTTCAGCT GATAGAGGTGGCTGCAGTGTAGAAGACTTCTGCAACCACATACATAGAAGTTTGGTGAAGGATGTGAAGTATGTTCTGGTCTGGGGTATAAGTGCTAGGCACTATCCACAACATTGCGGTCTTAGTCACGTTCTTCGTGACGAGGATGTCGTTCAGATTGTTAAGAAAAAG
- the LOC101503346 gene encoding putative disease resistance protein At4g11170 encodes MQMNQGSKSNDMLFFSSFSKQTVLRLFFVCLLFMSSLKVETVNTTTLDPKKSYPLISQSNVPQIHKYEVFVSFRGPDIREVFLGHLVKEFNQKKIVAFIDEKLKQGDEIGQSLFEAIETSLISVVIFSPNYASSEWCLDELVKIIECREKDGQIVLPVFYKVDPTNVRHQDGVYADAFDEHETKHGNASNNVLGWRYALKKSGNIAGFHSLKFWNDAELVEKIVDYVLRRLGQVRSVNSQKLIGIEKHISKVESLLQVHSRDVRAIGIWGMGGIGKTTIAQEVYSRLCSEYEGCYFKANVREVCGRVVDIISLKKDLFSTLLDENNSKIDIPYGLHYSVERRIRRMKVLVVLDDISSPQQLEILIGSLDLFGPGSRIILTTRNKQVLANWVVEKDIYKVKPLDFDDSFRLFTLNAFGNKDLQKDYHDLSKKVVKYAQGIPIVLHVLAHHLKGKDKKIWEGQLQSLTKKPIPEVHDVVRLSYSDLDRDEKNVLLDIAFFFDGLHLKVNQIKSLVKAHGYSVDVELENLKNKALITISPDNVVSMHSIIQETAWEIVREESFDNPGIRSRLLNPDDIYKVLNNDKGSETIRSIAIDLTTIKKMQINPHVFDKMKKLQYLDIYSKGYCCVFLQNRQSFYLPQGLESLPNELRYLRWAHYPLESLPSKFNGEKLVVLNLQYSQVKKLWYKQKDLKNLKYLILSLSSHLLELPDLSKATNLAVIDLRLCTGLTSVHPSVFSLNKLDKLDLGGCFSLTSLRTNIRLTSLRYLSLAGCIALNDFSVISTNMIKLNLEHTGIKQLPSSIGLQTKLEKLLLAHSYIKKLPQSIKHLSRLQHLDVHHCRELQSIPELPSSLKTLDASGCVSLETVIFPSTAIEQQKENKTKVTFWNCLKLDQDSLKAIELNAQINMMNFAYNHHIATSGDQDYDGKGKGTYVYPGSSVPEWLVYKTTRDYMTIDLTFVNHTTPLAFIFCFIVPQVESHGFNLIFNISAGEGESYQVSLDRPSIGIKSDHVYLTCDRGLSNYLNSRLKHLSKLDIKVTAVSQTPTNGQVSLMLLKGVGISPINFSQYLSFIQQIKMPQGSTIPVSTWSDVVNKLLFIIFVGFVIKFGFLD; translated from the exons ATGCAAATGAATCAAGGATCCAAATCCAATGACATGTTGTTCTTCTCAAGTTTCTCCAAACAAACAGTACTacgtttattttttgtttgtctttTGTTTATGTCAAGTTTGAAGGTTGAAACGGTCAACACAACAACATTAGACCCAAAAAAATCCTATCCATTAATATCTCAATCTAATGTTCCCCAAATTCATAAGTACGAAGTTTTTGTTAGCTTTAGGGGTCCAGATATCCGTGAAGTTTTTCTTGGTCATTTAGTTAAAGAATTTAATCAAAAGAAAATCGTTGCCTTCATAGATGAGAAACTTAAACAAGGAGATGAAATAGGGCAATCACTTTTTGAAGCAATTGAAACATCTTTGATTTCTGTAGTCATATTCTCTCCGAACTATGCTTCTTCGGAGTGGTGTTTGGATGAACTTGTGAAAATTATTGAGTGTAGAGAGAAAGATGGACAGATTGTGTTGCCTGTTTTCTACAAAGTGGACCCCACAAATGTAAGGCATCAAGATGGAGTTTATGCAGATGCATTTGATGAACATGAAACAAAGCATGGTAATGCTAGCAATAATGTCCTTGGTTGGAGATATGCTTTGAAGAAATCTGGAAATATCGCAGGTtttcattcattaaaattttg GAATGATGCAGAGCTTGTAGaaaaaatagttgattatgTGTTGAGGAGGTTGGGTCAAGTGCGTTCAGTGAATTCACAAAAACTTATAGGAattgaaaaacatatttcaaAGGTGGAATCATTGTTACAAGTACACTCACGAGATGTTAGAGCTATTGGAATATGGGGGATGGGTGGTATTGGCAAAACAACAATTGCACAAGAAGTATATAGCAGACTTTGTTCTGAATATGAAGGTTGTTACTTTAAGGCTAATGTAAGAGAAGTTTGTGGAAGAGTTGTTGATATTATTTCTTTAAAGAAAGATCTTTTTTCAACACTTTTAGATGAAAACAACTCTAAAATTGACATTCCATATGGTTTGCACTATTCTGTTGAGAGAAGGATTCGTAGAATGAAGGTTCTTGTTGTTCTTGATGATATCAGTTCTCCACAACAacttgaaattttaattggatCACTTGATTTGTTTGGACCTGGAAGTAGAATCATCTTAACTACTAGAAATAAACAAGTACTTGCCAATTGGGTTGTTGAAAAAGATATCTACAAGGTTAAACCATTGGATTTTGATGACTCTTTTCGTCTTTTCACTTTGAATGCATTTGGAAATAAAGATCTTCAAAAAGATTATCATGATTTGTCCAAGAAGGTGGTCAAGTATGCTCAAGGAATTCCAATTGTTCTTCATGTTTTGGCTCATCATCTTAAgggaaaagataaaaaaatatgggaAGGTCAGTTACAAAGTCTTACTAAAAAACCAATTCCAGAAGTTCATGATGTTGTTAGATTGAGTTATAGTGATCTTGATCGTGATGAGAAGAATGTACTTTTGGACATTGCTTTCTTTTTTGATGGATTGCATCTCAAAGTTAACCAAATCAAGTCACTGGTGAAAGCTCATGGTTATTCAGTGGATGTGGAGTTggaaaatctgaaaaataaaGCTCTTATAACTATTTCTCCTGATAATGTTGTATCCATGCATAGCATTATACAAGAAACAGCTTGGGAAATTGTTCGTGAAGAATCTTTTGACAATCCTGGAATTCGAAGTCGATTACTGAATCCTGACGACATTTATAAAGTACTAAACAATGATAAG GGGAGTGAGACGATTAGAAGCATAGCTATTGACTTGACGACTATTAAGAAGATGCAGATAAACCCTCATGTGTTTGATAAGATGAAGAAACTACAATATCTAGATATATATAGTAAAGGATATTGTTGTGTGTTTCTTCAAAATCGTCAAAGCTTCTATCTTCCTCAAGGGCTTGAATCATTGCCAAATGAACTAAGATATCTTAGGTGGGCACATTACCCTTTGGAGTCCTTACCATCTAAGTTTAATGGAGAGAAACTTGTTGTGTTGAACTTGCAGTACAGCCAAGTGAAAAAACTTTGGTATAAACAGAAG GATCTTAAGAATTTAAAGTATCTTATACTCAGTTTATCCTCACATCTATTGGAGCTTCCAGATTTGTCAAAGGCTACAAATCTAGCAGTAATTGATCTTCGTCTATGTACAGGGTTAACTAGTGTACATCCATCAGTGTTTTCTCTTAACAAGCTTGACAAACTGGATCTAGGAGGATGTTTTTCTCTAACAAGCCTCAGAACCAACATTCGTTTAACCTCCCTTCGTTATCTATCACTTGCAGGTTGCATTGCACTCAATGATTTCTCAGTTATCTCAACTAATATGATAAAGTTGAATTTAGAACATACTGGTATTAAACAACTACCCTCCTCAATTGGACTTCAAACAAAACTTGAAAAGTTGCTTCTTGCACACAGTTACATTAAGAAACTACCTCAAAGCATCAAACATTTGTCAAGACTGCAACATCTTGACGTGCATCATTGCAGAGAACTTCAAAGTATACCAGAGCTCCCTTCATCGCTAAAAACACTAGATGCAAGTGGTTGTGTATCATTAGAGACTGTAATTTTCCCTTCAACTGCTATTGAACAACAGAAGGAAAACAAGACAAAAGTTACTTTCTGGAATTGCCTGAAACTTGATCAAGATTCTCTTAAGGCAATAGAGTTGAATGCACAAATTAACATGATGAATTTTGCATACAACCACCACATAGCCACATCTGGAGATCAAGATTATGATGGTAAAGGTAAAGGAACATATGTATATCCAGGAAGTAGTGTACCAGAATGGTTGGTATACAAAACAACACGTGATTACATGACTATTGATCTAACTTTTGTGAACCATACAACTCCATTGGCCTTCATTTTTTGCTTCATTGTTCCACAAGTTGAATCACATGGTttcaatttgatatttaatattagtgCTGGTGAAGGTGAAAGTTACCAAGTTTCTTTGGATAGACCAAGTATTGGAATTAAATCTGATCATGTGTATCTAACGTGTGACAGAGGTTTGTCTAACTATCTAAATAGTAGACTCAAACATTTGTCAAAGTTGGACATTAAGGTTACTGCAGTATCACAAACACCAACGAATGGCCAAGTATCATTGATGTTGTTGAAAGGGGTTGGGATCAGCCCAATAAACTTCTCACAATATCTCAGTTTCATTCAACAGATCAAAATGCCTCAAGGTTCAACTATCCCAGTTTCTACATGGAGTGATGTAGTtaataaacttttatttataattttcgtGGGATTTGTCATAAAGTTCGGTTTTTTAGATTAa